CGAGATCTCCATCCTCCGGTACCAGCAGCCGCGCGCCCGGCCGGCGGTAGGTCGAGCCGCGAACCGCGACGATCGTGGCCAGCGCCAATTTCTCGCCGCGAGCCGAGAGGGACTCGATCGCCTGCAGGACGTCGGTCAGCTCGCTCACGGCTCGATGGTAGGCGCGAGCGGCGGCTACCGCTCCGCGCCTGCCACGACGAACCGCGCCGGATCGGCCTCGAACCGTTCGAGGCATCCCGCCGAGCAGAAGTAGTACGTCGTGCCCTCGTTGACGGAGCGATGTCGAGCCGACGCGACGTCGACGGTCATTCCGCAGACCGGGTCGATCTCCTCGTGGCGAGCGATCTCGGGTGCAGGCATCGTCGCGAGGTTGCCTGCAGCTCGCTCACGCACCAGCTCCGCGAGGATCGCCACGGCAATCTCTTCGTGCGCGATCGTGCCAAGGTCCAACCCCGCGGGAGCGTGCACCCGACCTAGCGACTCATCGGATGCGCCCCGATCCTTGAGGTAGCCGAGAACGGATTCGGCGCGCTTCCGCGACGCGACCAAGCCGATGTACGCGGCTGGCGTGCCCAGGGCGCGTTCGAGTGCCTCCTCGTCGTAATGCCCCTGCGTCGCGACGACGACGAACGATTGGTCGGACACGCCCGCGGCCTCGAGATCCAACGTGGTGACGACCGTGCCGGCATCCGGATAGTCGTCTTCGTTTCCGCCGTCGTCCACGACCACGGTTCGCCAGCCGAGCGCGGCCGCCATCGAGGCGAGAGCCGCCACGGCGGGGGAGCGCCC
The genomic region above belongs to Actinomycetota bacterium and contains:
- a CDS encoding XdhC family protein; protein product: MKAEVLSLANDLAEAGEPFVLATVVWRRSPSSGKEGSTAIVTRDRRVRGWLGGACAEPTVIREALKALDERTPRLLFLGAPEELAARGREGVVTVPIACQSEGALEVYVEPVLPQQQLVVIGRSPAVAALASMAAALGWRTVVVDDGGNEDDYPDAGTVVTTLDLEAAGVSDQSFVVVATQGHYDEEALERALGTPAAYIGLVASRKRAESVLGYLKDRGASDESLGRVHAPAGLDLGTIAHEEIAVAILAELVRERAAGNLATMPAPEIARHEEIDPVCGMTVDVASARHRSVNEGTTYYFCSAGCLERFEADPARFVVAGAER